In Ammoniphilus sp. CFH 90114, a genomic segment contains:
- the nirB gene encoding nitrite reductase large subunit NirB has product MSKKKLVMIGNGMAGVRTIEEILKVNGQLYDITIFGKEPYPNYNRIQLSHVLQGDMTIESIVMNDWDWYSDRGIELYTGEAIRTINTTQKLVYSDNRIVSYDELIIATGSSPFILPIPGADKQGVIGFRDIADCLQMMETSKTAKRAVVIGGGLLGLEAAKGLLSLGMEVDVVHLMDYLMEKQLDEVAARMLQMELESHEMKFHMSKEAVEIVGDERVTSIYFRDGSVLPADLVVMATGIVPNVDLAKASGLQVNRGIVINNFMETSLPHVYAVGECAEHLGTLYGLVAPLYEQAQVLAKKLSGESPDPYVGSIVGAQLKISDVDLFSAREIKESPETRTIKVHDEWNGIYKKVILRDQCITGIVLYGDTSDSNRLFGMMMRKEDVSGKTTISFFNERGGVESFQDVSSMPADEVVCGCNGINKGMIVEAVQSRGLTSVEEIGGCTNAGRSCGRCKPLIQNILEHTLGGSFEPADLKPTLCSCTSWSRDEVVAGIREKGLTSVKEVMLVLGWKNEEGCTKCRPALNYYLGMIYPDYQDDRDSRLVNEKLHANIQKDGTYSVIPRMYGGVTTANDLRKIADVADKYQVPLVKLTGGQRIGLFGLKKEELPQVWSDLEMPSGYAYGKTLRTVKTCVGKTFCRFGTQDSMGLGIELEKRFERLDTPHKVKMGVSGCPRNCTEAGIKDIGFVGVDGGWEIYVAGNGGTDLRAGEFLAKVKTEEEALELTGAYLQYYRETALYLERTSKWMERIDLKQVQEHLADPTTCRELNDRLEQTLARYVDPWGQTLEESSLQDHYYSHRNVNVEVTR; this is encoded by the coding sequence ATGAGCAAGAAAAAATTAGTGATGATTGGCAATGGAATGGCAGGTGTTCGAACGATTGAGGAAATTCTTAAGGTGAATGGTCAACTTTATGATATAACGATTTTTGGGAAAGAGCCTTATCCGAATTACAATCGAATCCAGTTGTCCCATGTACTACAAGGGGATATGACGATAGAAAGCATCGTGATGAATGATTGGGACTGGTACAGTGATCGAGGGATTGAACTATATACGGGCGAAGCCATTAGAACAATAAACACGACCCAAAAGCTGGTTTACTCGGACAACCGAATCGTCTCTTATGATGAATTAATTATCGCCACGGGTTCATCCCCTTTCATTCTACCGATTCCAGGTGCAGATAAACAGGGAGTAATTGGTTTTCGCGACATAGCCGATTGTCTTCAGATGATGGAAACGTCTAAGACGGCGAAGCGAGCTGTGGTGATTGGAGGAGGACTCCTTGGGCTTGAAGCGGCGAAAGGGCTATTGAGTCTAGGTATGGAAGTGGATGTTGTTCATCTCATGGATTACTTGATGGAAAAGCAATTAGACGAAGTGGCTGCAAGAATGCTTCAAATGGAACTTGAAAGTCATGAAATGAAATTTCATATGAGTAAGGAAGCAGTAGAAATTGTTGGAGATGAGCGGGTTACTAGTATTTATTTTCGGGATGGAAGCGTATTGCCAGCAGATCTTGTGGTGATGGCAACTGGGATTGTACCTAATGTTGATCTAGCCAAAGCAAGCGGTCTACAAGTGAATCGAGGAATCGTCATCAACAATTTTATGGAGACGAGCCTTCCTCATGTGTATGCCGTAGGAGAGTGTGCAGAGCACCTTGGAACCCTGTATGGCCTAGTGGCTCCGCTGTATGAACAAGCCCAAGTATTGGCGAAAAAGCTTTCCGGAGAAAGTCCGGATCCCTATGTTGGGTCTATTGTAGGAGCGCAGTTGAAGATATCTGACGTTGATTTGTTTTCTGCAAGGGAAATCAAGGAAAGTCCGGAAACGAGAACGATTAAAGTTCATGACGAATGGAATGGAATCTATAAAAAAGTGATTCTAAGAGATCAATGCATTACGGGAATTGTGTTATACGGGGATACGAGTGACAGTAATCGTTTATTCGGAATGATGATGCGAAAAGAGGACGTATCCGGTAAAACCACGATCTCCTTTTTCAATGAGCGGGGAGGTGTGGAGAGCTTCCAAGATGTCTCCTCCATGCCTGCTGATGAGGTCGTATGCGGCTGTAATGGGATCAATAAAGGCATGATTGTTGAGGCTGTGCAATCCCGTGGGCTGACCAGCGTGGAGGAGATCGGAGGGTGTACGAATGCAGGACGCTCTTGCGGCCGATGCAAGCCGCTGATCCAGAACATCCTCGAGCATACATTAGGTGGCTCCTTTGAACCAGCTGATCTCAAACCTACCTTATGCAGCTGCACCTCCTGGAGCAGAGATGAAGTCGTGGCAGGCATTCGTGAAAAGGGACTTACTTCGGTCAAAGAGGTCATGTTGGTCCTTGGTTGGAAGAACGAGGAAGGGTGCACAAAGTGTCGTCCAGCCCTGAACTATTATCTAGGTATGATTTACCCTGATTATCAGGATGACCGCGATTCGCGGTTGGTTAACGAAAAGCTTCATGCCAATATCCAAAAGGATGGAACCTACTCCGTTATTCCAAGAATGTATGGTGGTGTGACCACGGCGAATGACTTGCGGAAAATTGCCGACGTTGCAGACAAGTATCAGGTACCCTTGGTGAAATTAACGGGTGGGCAGCGAATTGGCTTATTCGGACTTAAGAAAGAAGAGCTTCCTCAAGTCTGGTCTGATTTGGAGATGCCTTCAGGTTACGCCTACGGGAAGACCCTACGAACCGTAAAAACTTGCGTAGGTAAAACCTTCTGCCGTTTTGGTACACAAGATTCCATGGGACTTGGAATCGAATTAGAAAAACGATTTGAGCGCTTAGATACACCACACAAAGTGAAAATGGGCGTGTCTGGATGTCCTCGCAACTGCACAGAGGCCGGTATTAAAGATATTGGGTTTGTTGGAGTAGACGGAGGTTGGGAAATTTACGTCGCGGGGAACGGTGGAACAGACTTACGTGCTGGGGAGTTTTTAGCCAAAGTTAAGACCGAAGAAGAGGCGTTGGAACTTACAGGAGCCTATTTACAATATTATCGTGAGACCGCTCTTTATCTGGAACGCACTTCGAAGTGGATGGAGCGTATAGATCTCAAGCAGGTTCAGGAGCACCTAGCAGATCCAACTACTTGTAGAGAACTCAATGATCGGCTCGAGCAAACCTTGGCTCGATATGTTGATCCTTGGGGACAGACTTTAGAGGAATCCAGCCTTCAAGATCATTACTATAGTCACCGCAATGTAAACGTGGAGGTAACCCGATGA
- the nirD gene encoding nitrite reductase small subunit NirD, with protein MKTTIARIQVAEYSQLPERMGQAITVGQWEIALFRLTNGEVRAIENRSPHPKGGVLSEGLVSGEFVYCPLYDWKISLRDGTVQAPHKGLVKTFPIEIEGDRIFIRMEMA; from the coding sequence ATGAAAACAACCATAGCTCGTATCCAAGTTGCTGAATATAGTCAGCTCCCTGAACGAATGGGACAGGCCATTACCGTAGGTCAGTGGGAAATCGCTTTGTTTCGTCTAACGAATGGAGAAGTGAGAGCTATTGAAAACAGAAGTCCACATCCCAAAGGCGGCGTACTTTCTGAAGGGCTTGTCAGTGGAGAGTTCGTCTATTGTCCTTTATATGACTGGAAAATATCCCTTCGTGACGGAACCGTACAGGCACCTCATAAAGGTTTAGTAAAAACCTTTCCTATTGAGATCGAAGGGGATCGCATCTTTATCAGAATGGAAATGGCTTAG
- the fdhD gene encoding formate dehydrogenase accessory sulfurtransferase FdhD, which yields MNKYCPEEYPFTLMVNEKEIATFQLTKADLEDWAIGYLYSEGMIQSIDDVDSLLIKEEQGSIQVTTGPGFDVEKFLEKRRHFTAGCGKGVTFFSMTDVKQFKKVKNKARVPLSYLLKKRNEFAQRCEMYLETGGMHGACLIDSNGNLTIREDIGRHNAVDKAIGCAVRNRWKAEDLILLTTGRISYEMLAKAARFGFGIVGSRTAATKQAVQLAKFLQIEVVGYLRGRMTLIYSSCGRVVDDLSEKQGIM from the coding sequence GTGAATAAATATTGTCCGGAAGAGTATCCGTTCACCTTGATGGTGAATGAAAAGGAGATTGCAACCTTTCAACTTACGAAAGCTGATTTAGAAGATTGGGCGATCGGTTATCTCTATTCTGAAGGAATGATTCAATCCATAGATGATGTTGATAGTTTACTAATCAAGGAAGAACAAGGGTCAATACAGGTGACCACAGGACCCGGATTTGATGTAGAAAAGTTCTTAGAGAAGCGAAGACATTTTACAGCAGGTTGTGGAAAAGGGGTAACCTTCTTTTCGATGACAGATGTCAAGCAGTTCAAGAAAGTCAAAAACAAAGCTAGAGTCCCGCTTTCGTACTTATTAAAAAAGAGAAATGAATTCGCGCAACGATGTGAGATGTATCTCGAGACCGGAGGCATGCATGGAGCTTGTCTCATTGACTCCAATGGGAACCTTACCATTCGGGAGGACATTGGGCGCCACAATGCGGTAGATAAGGCGATTGGGTGCGCGGTTCGTAATCGATGGAAAGCAGAAGACTTAATCCTTCTAACGACAGGACGCATTTCATATGAAATGCTAGCGAAAGCAGCAAGATTTGGCTTTGGCATCGTTGGTTCACGAACAGCAGCAACGAAACAAGCTGTTCAGCTTGCCAAATTTCTACAGATTGAGGTGGTGGGTTATCTCCGCGGTCGTATGACGTTAATTTACAGTTCATGCGGTAGAGTGGTAGACGATCTATCGGAAAAGCAAGGGATCATGTAA